A stretch of the Aegilops tauschii subsp. strangulata cultivar AL8/78 chromosome 4, Aet v6.0, whole genome shotgun sequence genome encodes the following:
- the LOC109741346 gene encoding cytochrome b561 and DOMON domain-containing protein At2g04850, which yields MRSGGPLVGLLVALVVVGGGAAAGAPGRCTTSTPVKAYAKCIALPTQGATLAWTYDARNATLDAAFTGSFISPSGWVAWGVNQDAPAMAGARVIAAFSDPSTGALLALPFVLSADVKLQAKPLVSRPLDIPLLASSASLIAPARTVRDGASVTIAATIRLSPNRTRVHFVWNRGLYVQGYSPTIHPTDASDLASHATVDILTTATESSPIASARLQWAHGSLNALSWGLLLPVGAALARYLRPCASAGPAWFYGHAAVQATGYALGAAGFALGIAMGAASPGVTYKLHRGLGIAAATAGSLQTLAVFFRPKTTNRYRKYWKSYHHLVGYGCVVVGVVNVFQGFEVMGLGASYWKLGYCMALATLVGGCVALEVNAWVVFCRRQHEEKLMRREVEDVVVKDRAAAF from the coding sequence ATGAGGAGTGGCGGCCCTCTCGTTGGTTTGTTGGTGGCGCTCGTGGTcgtcggcggcggggcggcggctgggGCGCCCGGCAGGTGCACGACGTCGACGCCGGTGAAGGCGTACGCCAAGTGCATCGCGCTGCCGACGCAGGGCGCGACGCTGGCGTGGACGTACGACGCGCGCAACGCCACGCTGGACGCGGCCTTCACGGGGTCCTTCATCTCGCCGTCGGGCTGGGTGGCGTGGGGCGTCAACCAGGACGCGCCGGCCATGGCCGGGGCGCGCGTCATCGCCGCCTTCTCCGACCCGTCCACGGGCGCGCTGCTCGCGCTCCCCTTCGTGCTCTCCGCCGACGTCAAGCTCCAGGCCAAGCCCCTGGTGTCCCGCCCGCTCGACATCCCGCTGCTCGCCTCCTCGGCGTCCCTCATCGCGCCGGCCCGCACCGTCCGCGACGGCGCGTCGGTGACCATCGCCGCCACCATCCGCCTCTCCCCGAACCGCACCAGGGTCCACTTCGTGTGGAACCGGGGCCTGTACGTGCAGGGCTACTCCCCGACCATCCACCCCACGGACGCCTCCGACCTGGCGTCGCACGCCACCGTCGACATCCTCACCACGGCCACGGAGTCCTCCCCGATCGCGTCCGCCAGGCTGCAGTGGGCGCACGGCTCCCTCAACGCGCTCTCCTGGGGCCTCCTGCTCCCGGTCGGCGCAGCCCTGGCGCGGTACCTCCGGCCCTGCGCCTCCGCCGGCCCAGCGTGGTTCTACGGGCACGCGGCGGTGCAGGCGACGGGGTACGCGCTGGGGGCGGCCGGGTTCGCGCTGGGGATCGCGATGGGGGCGGCGTCGCCCGGGGTGACGTACAAGCTGCACCGCGGGCTGGGCatcgcggcggcgacggcggggagCCTGCAGACGCTGGCGGTGTTCTTCCGGCCCAAGACGACCAACCGGTACCGCAAGTACTGGAAGTCGTACCACCACCTGGTGGGGTACGGGTGCGTGGTGGTCGGGGTGGTGAACGTCTTCCAGGGCTTCGAGGTCATGGGGCTCGGCGCCTCCTACTGGAAGCTCGGCTACTGCATGGCGCTGGCGACGCTCGTCGGCGGCTGCGTGGCGCTGGAGGTGAACGCCTGGGTGGTGTTCTGCCGGCGGCAACACGAGGAGAAGCTCATGCGGCGGGAGGTCGAGGACGTCGTCGTCAAGGACAGGGCCGCCGCATTCTAG